A window of the Carassius gibelio isolate Cgi1373 ecotype wild population from Czech Republic chromosome B16, carGib1.2-hapl.c, whole genome shotgun sequence genome harbors these coding sequences:
- the LOC127975489 gene encoding uncharacterized protein LOC127975489, translating into MTLQLHLFGKKAATIISAYAPTMSNSDEIKTKFYNDLEVSIAATASSDKLLILGDFNARVGSDHQSWNGVIGAHGIGKCNRNGLLLLQTCSEFDLLITNTIFQLPKRKKTSWMHLRSHHWHLIDYVIVRRSDRHDVRVTKTMCGAECWTDHRLIIYKLSIQIKPSRHPQGQRHVKHLNITRLQQEHTRLAFVEALDHHLESLSFKHTDVEADWTALKTVLHSTVLESLGVPLCTHQDWFDENDAEIRALLDEKHHLHKAYRRIVQQRLRVMQDAWQCAKAVEIQSYTDSNNTNTKHYSTVLNQPSCINKEAIARLPQVEIKQSLAVLPSIEEISKALTLLSSGKTPGSDAIPAEIYKAGGPRLVEKLTDLFQAMWKLEAVPQGVQGYYYNQSI; encoded by the coding sequence ATGACCTTACAGCTCCACCTATTTGGTAAAAAGGCGGCCACCATCATCAGTGCCTATGCCCCTACCATGTCCAACTCTGATGAGATCAAAACCAAGTTTTATAATGACTTGGAAGTCAGTATTGCTGCTACAGCCAGCTCGGATAAACTTCTTATACTGGGTGATTTCAACGCCAGAGTTGGAAGTGACCATCAATCATGGAATGGAGTCATAGGTGCACATggtattggaaaatgtaacagGAACGGTCTTCTACTGCTGCAAACATGCTCTGAATTTGACCTACTCATCACCAACACGATATTCCAACTACCAAAGCGTAAGAAAACGTCATGGATGCATCTTCGTTCACACCACTGGCACTTGATTGACTATGTCATCGTGAGGAGGAGCGACCGGCACGATGTCAGGGTGACCAAGACTATGTGTGGTGCTGAATGTTGGACTGACCATCGTCTCATTATCTACAAACTTAGCATCCAAATTAAGCCTAGCAGACACCCACAAGGACAAAGACATGTCAAGCATCTTAACATCACTCGCCTACAACAGGAACACACCAGGCTGGCATTTGTTGAGGCTTTAGACCATCACCTGGAGTCTCTAAGCTTCAAGCATACTGACGTTGAGGCAGACTGGACTGCTCTCAAGACCGTGCTGCATTCTACAGTCCTTGAATCACTTGGTGTTCCATTATGTACACATCAAGACTGGTTTGATGAGAACGATGCAGAAATCAGAGCACTCCTTGACGAAAAACATCACCTGCATAAAGCATATCGCAGGATTGTTCAGCAGAGACTCAGAGTCATGCAAGATGCCTGGCAGTGCGCAAAAGCTGTGGAGATTCAATCCTACACTGACAGTAACAACACCAACACCAAACACTACAGCACGGTCCTCAATCAGCCATCATGCATAAATAAGGAGGCAATTGCGAGATTGCCTCAAGTTGAAATAAAGCAGTCCTTGGCTGTTCTACCATCCATTGAGGAAATCAGCAAAGCCTTAACACTTCTCTCATCAGGCAAAACTCCAGGGTCCGATGCCATTCCAGCAGAAATCTACAAGGCTGGAGGGCCTCGCTTAGTCGAGAAACTGACCGACCTCTTCCAGGCTATGTGGAAATTAGAAGCCGTTCCCCAAGGAGTCCAAGGATACTACTATAATCAATCTATATAA